CTAATAAGTTGGGAATTATCCCAAGTTGGCTTTGTATTAATTTTTTTAATCTATACTCTAATCCTCTATACTCACCAATAGCAGACATACCAAAACATGATTTTACAGTATCCTTGTCTATTTTCTTTAAAATTACAGAGATTTCATTCAAATTTTTAAGAAATTTCTTTTTCCCACACTCCATTATATTTGTGGGCCCTGTTTTTTTGAAATCTATTAAATTCCCCTTACTATCTACTAAAACAGCTAATGTTTTTGTACCTCCACCATCAATTCCTAAGTACAATTTCTCCATCATTTTCCTCCAAAACGGATTAATTAATACACATATATTTATAAATATGTGTTTATTAATTTTGATTCTACTGTATATGTAAAAGCTTAAAATTTCACTACTTTATCTAAGTTCCTGGGTCTATCTACATTTATACCCTTATTTTTAGCTATTCTCAAACCTAAAATTTGAGCAAATAGAATCTGCAAGAACGCAACATTTTTAGAAGGAATGTTCGTTTTTTTAAATAATTTTCCTAAATTTATAACGGTAGAACCAAGGTCACGAAGCTCTTTTTCAAGCGTTTGATTATTTTCTTCATCTTCTCCAAAAATGCAAACCAAGGTTTTATCATCTGCCAATGATTTTGGCCCATGGCGGTATTCGTAAGATGAAAAAGCTTCTGTAAAACTTAAAGACATTTCTTCTAGCTTGAGAGAAGCTTCTCGAGCCAGTCCTTCATACATCCCTAATCCTAAAAAAACAAAATGTTTAAATCTAATTAAATTAATTTTTGTTATCTCGTTCTCAAAAACTTTTATTATTTCATCTATCTTACCAAAAACTTTTGCATATTTTGATATATCTTCATTAAGGTTTATATCTACTAACATTTGAAAAGAGAGAATTATAGAGGTAAAAGATTTAGTCATGACAATTCCTTCTTCATTAATTGGAAGTATGAGGGTTTCATCCGAAACTTCGCTTAATGAACTATCTTTATTCAGTGTAATCCCAAGAGTTTTTAAATTATTCTCTTTGAACTTTCTGCATGCTAAAACAGTGTCCGTGGAATCTCCGGACCTAGAAATAAGTACTCCAGCTCTTTTTAAATAATGTCTGCCAATATTTTCTTCAAAAGCACCATGAATTTCTCCCCCTGGAAGAGCTTTTGATTCAATACCAGTTTTTAAAGTGAAGTATTTACTCAAAAAAATGGCTACGTAGAAAGAAGTTCCACAACCTATAAAATAGACTATATCAGATTCGAACAAGAAACTTGGTAATCCTCTTTCTTCAACAAACCTTTTTGTCGCAATATATGTACTTTCTATACTTTTTGTCTGTTCTTTTATTTCTTTTTCAACAGTGAACATCTAACTCCTCCTTCGAGAGATTTTTTAGCAATATAATCATAAAAAAGCAAATAAATTAGTTTTTTATGATTAAATAAAGCATAATTTACACTACAATATTATAACTTATATTTTTAATTAATACAACACCTAATAATTAAAATTGTTTTAAAAATTTCTGAAATTGCGTGATAAGAAAAAAATTAATCTCTCTCCTCCTATAAAAAAGAAAAACTAAGGATTTCGCTTTTAATTGTATTTAAACATCCATAATTGTGTCTAATCACTAATAATTGCGTTTTTTTCGACTTGACATTCCTTGTTAATTTATATATAATCAAATAAAGCATTTTAATATGAATAACTATGACTTTTAGTTACACTGTGTTAATAAATATTTTGTTGAGGAGGGGTAATATGAAAAAAGGGTTAGTTTTTGTAGTATTATCAGTGATGCTCTTATTAGCTATATTTGCTTTTTCGGATGAAACTCTAAGAGTACTAGTCCCTATAGGTGGAGGTTATACCATAGAAGACCAAGAAGCCATTGCCAAGGAATTCGAACGAGATAATCCAGGAGTAAATGTGGAAATGGAATATGTAGGATGGGATGAATTATGGAATAAAATTGTTACCTCAGTTGGTGTAGGCGCGGCGCCTGATGTTATGTATATTGGAAGCAGATGGATTCCAGCTCTTGCAGAAATGGGTGCTATTGAACCCATAGATGATTTAGTTACACAGGAAAAATACGATATGTATTGGGAAACTGTTTGGGATACTGTACGTTACAACGAACATATTTATGCAATAGTAAGAGCTATGTCTACTAAAGTTTTCATATATAACAAAGATCTCTTTAAAAAACATAATTTAGAAGTACCTAAAAATTGGGATGAATTGCTACACGCAGCCAAAACAATTCATGACCCCAAGAACGGTGTTTACGGCGTTGCTATGGCTGGACAAAAGTTTATTTCTACAGTTACTCAGTTCCAACATTATCTTTATGCAAATGGTGGAAGAATTCTTGACGAAGAAGGTAATGTTGTTATAAATGACTCTAAAGCCATCCGTGCTTTAGATTTCTATAAGGAACTTTCTTCTTATGCTCAACCAGCTATTATTGAATGGAGGCGTGAGGATTTAATTAAGCTTTTTGAAACTGGAAAAGTTGGTTTTTACTTAGACCATGTCCACAATGCTTTAGCAGCAATGGAAAAAGGCGTAGATGTAGGCTTGCTCAAATTCCCCGGTGGCCCAGATGCCGATCTTCCTTACTCGACAGTAATAGTTACTGATTCAATGGCTATAAGTGCTCAATCAAAAAATAAAGAACTAGCCGCAAAATTTATAAATTACATGACCACTCTGGAAAAACAAGCAGAATGGGACCTAACTCTAGGCTTCGTACCTCCTATGAAAAGAGAAGCTGAATTGCCAGAGTTTCAAACATGGTATTGGAAACCTTATATTGAAGTTATCCAATATGGTTACCCAGAAGCTGTTGGAATAAAAGATTGGGAAGCTGTTCAACAAGTTATAGTAGACGCAATCCATAGCGTTTTATTAGATGTTTCTGAACCAAAGCAAGCATTAGATAATGCTGCCAGAATAATATCCATATTGCAACAATGATTTAACACCATAGCTATTGGGGGGCTCTTCATCTTAATATAGAGGAGCCCTATAAATAAAAATAAGAAAAGAAAGGTGATTTTGTTTAATGCTTTCGAAGAAAAAAAGTACTCCAATATACTTTTTGCTTCCTTTAATAATCGCAGCAGCGATTTTTATAATTTATCCATTATATAAAGTAGTTGAACTCTCCTTTTACGATGCAAATTTCTTAAACCCTAACAATAGAACATTTGTTGGGTTAGAAAATTATAAATGGCTTTTTAATTTTAAACTTTTCAATCCAAATATTTCTTATTTTTTATCAGCTTTCTTGAGAAGTTTGTTGTGGGTTGGAGGTTCTCTTCTATTAAAGCTAGTGTTAGGAATTTTCGGTGCTATGATTTTTAACAGTGATCGATTATATGGAAAAAAGGTTTATCGAAGTTTAGCCATTATTCCGTGGGCAATCCCCTGGGCAATGGCTGCAATGATGTGGGCTTGGACTTTAAATAGTCAATTTGGTATAGTAAATTCTATTTTATTAAGGCTAAATATTATTAATTCTCCCATTTCATTCTTGTCTACTCCGACACTAGCTTTTATAACAACTTTCGTAGTAGATGCATGGGTAGGATTACCTTTTATGATAATTATGATTCTTTCTGGTTTACAATCAATCCCCGAAAGTTATTATGAGGCAGCTAAGATAGATGGAGCAGGAGATTTCAGAATTTTTTTTAAAATAACTTTACCTTTACTAAAACCTGTCATCTTAACAGTTTCGCTCCTCTCGTTAGTATGGACATTTAATTCTTTTGATATTATTTGGATTTTAACTAAGGGAGGACCTTTAAGTGCTACCGAAACACTACCAGTTGCTATTTATAATATTTCCTTTCTTTTCCAAAAATTTGGAGGAATTGGAAAAGCTTCTGCAATGACAATTTTTCAAGTAGGATTTGTTACAATAATTTCTTTATTTTATATTAAGACACTTGAAAGAGGTGAATTCTAATTGAAAAAAAATTGGAAGTCTATTATAAAAACTTTTCTAGTCCAGCTTTTTGCTATATTGTTAATAATTTTTTTATTGTTACCTATTTATCAAATGGTCATCACAAGTTTAAGACCCTCAGATTTATCTTGGGAAGTACCTAGTCCATTGTTTCCAGATAAATTTACGCTTTCGAACTTTGCTAAAGCTTTTGAATTAGTTCCCAGACTCCCGCGCTATTTGCTAAATAGTTTTGTATATGGAGCCGGAGTAAGCTTAATATCCTTAATTATTGCCATTCCTGCAGGTTATGCTTTGGGGAGGTTTAAGGAATTTAAATTTAGAAAACCAATTTTAATGTTTGTTA
Above is a window of Petrotoga mexicana DSM 14811 DNA encoding:
- a CDS encoding carbohydrate ABC transporter permease, which translates into the protein MLSKKKSTPIYFLLPLIIAAAIFIIYPLYKVVELSFYDANFLNPNNRTFVGLENYKWLFNFKLFNPNISYFLSAFLRSLLWVGGSLLLKLVLGIFGAMIFNSDRLYGKKVYRSLAIIPWAIPWAMAAMMWAWTLNSQFGIVNSILLRLNIINSPISFLSTPTLAFITTFVVDAWVGLPFMIIMILSGLQSIPESYYEAAKIDGAGDFRIFFKITLPLLKPVILTVSLLSLVWTFNSFDIIWILTKGGPLSATETLPVAIYNISFLFQKFGGIGKASAMTIFQVGFVTIISLFYIKTLERGEF
- a CDS encoding extracellular solute-binding protein, with translation MKKGLVFVVLSVMLLLAIFAFSDETLRVLVPIGGGYTIEDQEAIAKEFERDNPGVNVEMEYVGWDELWNKIVTSVGVGAAPDVMYIGSRWIPALAEMGAIEPIDDLVTQEKYDMYWETVWDTVRYNEHIYAIVRAMSTKVFIYNKDLFKKHNLEVPKNWDELLHAAKTIHDPKNGVYGVAMAGQKFISTVTQFQHYLYANGGRILDEEGNVVINDSKAIRALDFYKELSSYAQPAIIEWRREDLIKLFETGKVGFYLDHVHNALAAMEKGVDVGLLKFPGGPDADLPYSTVIVTDSMAISAQSKNKELAAKFINYMTTLEKQAEWDLTLGFVPPMKREAELPEFQTWYWKPYIEVIQYGYPEAVGIKDWEAVQQVIVDAIHSVLLDVSEPKQALDNAARIISILQQ
- a CDS encoding SIS domain-containing protein → MFTVEKEIKEQTKSIESTYIATKRFVEERGLPSFLFESDIVYFIGCGTSFYVAIFLSKYFTLKTGIESKALPGGEIHGAFEENIGRHYLKRAGVLISRSGDSTDTVLACRKFKENNLKTLGITLNKDSSLSEVSDETLILPINEEGIVMTKSFTSIILSFQMLVDINLNEDISKYAKVFGKIDEIIKVFENEITKINLIRFKHFVFLGLGMYEGLAREASLKLEEMSLSFTEAFSSYEYRHGPKSLADDKTLVCIFGEDEENNQTLEKELRDLGSTVINLGKLFKKTNIPSKNVAFLQILFAQILGLRIAKNKGINVDRPRNLDKVVKF